The proteins below are encoded in one region of Anguilla anguilla isolate fAngAng1 chromosome 3, fAngAng1.pri, whole genome shotgun sequence:
- the si:ch73-233f7.1 gene encoding protocadherin beta-15 isoform X1 — MDEVLIKRQWTWRRQVICLLLCACAMDLVLGQIRYSIPEELEHGAFVGNIAEDLGLDVAKLSARRFRIVSGARKQYLEVNLENGILFLNEKIDREELCEQSASCFLHLQVVIENPLELYRVEVEILDVNDNSPSFPWSEFNMEITESAAPGSRFPLESAQDLDVGTNSLRTYVLSSNDHFVLDIQTRNDGSKFAELVLETPLDREQQKTHQMVLTAVDGGTPERSGTALITITVLDANDNVPVFDKSVYRVSLVENAPRGTLVIKLNASDLDEGSNGEILYSFSGHAPLKVRELFSVDSYTGEIRVKGIVDYEKASVYELYVQAKDKGPSAVAVHCKVLVDILDVNDNAPEVILTSVSTPVQEDAPPGTVIAVISVMDRDSGENGNVHCQIPSNVPFQLHSSFKNYYTLVTSEFLDRESVSEYNITLTARDLGAPPLSTRKTILVQVSDINDNAPRFLQPSYTVYVTENNAPGASICSVTAFDPDSNQNAYLSYSILEDQIQGMPVSTYVSINSDNGNIYALRSFDYEQLRNFQIRVQAQDAGFPPLSSNVTVNVFVLDQNDNAPVIVSPLPKNGTVATEMVPRSVDAGYLVAKITAIDADAGQNSRLSYQVLQATDPGLFSVALYTGEIRTIRRFVDKDATRQRLVILVKDNGQPSLSATVSIILSVVDSVPESLSDFGDLTLSPQSPSNLPLYLIVSLSTISFIFLVAIIVLAAIKCYKDRDSIQGYSFSFGDCCAFQPEPPTEVFKKSNLNLQISSGTKVPTNCVEANSNGPLSQAYCYKVCLTPESAKSDFMFLKPCSPTTPRNNVKGTDNLVSAWSAQNRSGTVNNGATTPNELKQPNMDWPLSKMQNTTLKSYSSMNMDGTLIRKAMHTDPENFGPPMAGQYWTWGTHMRDYKMSSPSPGVPNRSWTPRYAPQHSTRPPPDYQHNVYMPATPAARPPPDYQHNVYIPGTPTAHCTLRPMYRSDLDVKNSFSTFGKKRRFISGYDPKEDAVINNDLFNK, encoded by the exons ATGGACGAGGTGCTGATAAAAAGGCAATGGACGTGGAGAAGGCAGGTAATTTGCCTGCTTCTGTGCGCCTGTGCTATGGATTTGGTTCTGGGGCAAATCCGATACTCAATTCCCGAAGAATTGGAACACGGAGCTTTTGTTGGCAACATAGCCGAAGACTTAGGTCTGGACGTCGCCAAACTCTCTGCTCGCAGATTCAGGATAGTTTCGGGAGCCAGAAAACAGTATTTAGAAGTTAATTTGGAAAAcgggattttatttttaaacgagAAAATTGATAGAGAGGAATTGTGCGAACAGAGCGCGTCgtgttttttacatttgcagGTCGTAATTGAAAATCCTTTAGAACTGTACAGAGTGGAAGTAGAGATTTTGGACGTGAACGACAATTCCCCCAGTTTTCCATGGAGCGAGTTTAATATGGAAATAACGGAGTCTGCGGCGCCGGGGTCCCGCTTTCCGCTCGAGAGCGCACAAGATCTGGACGTGGGCACAAACTCTCTCCGCACCTACGTGCTGAGCTCGAACGATCACTTTGTCCTAGACATCCAGACGCGAAACGACGGCAGCAAGTTCGCTGAACTGGTGCTCGAGACTCCCCtggacagagagcagcagaagaCGCACCAAATGGTTTTGACAGCGGTGGACGGTGGCACGCCGGAAAGATCCGGGACTGCACTTATCACAATCACTGTATTGGATGCCAACGACAACGTTCCTGTTTTTGATAAGTCTGTTTATCGTGTAAGTTTAGTGGAGAATGCACCGAGAGGCACCCTCGTAATTAAACTGAACGCTTCCGATTTGGACGAGGGGTCGAACGGAGAAATTTTATACTCCTTCAGCGGACACGCTCCTCTGAAAGTGCGAGAGCTCTTCAGTGTGGACTCTTACACCGGCGAAATCAGAGTCAAAGGCATCGTGGATTATGAAAAGGCCAGTGTTTATGAATTATATGTGCAAGCCAAGGACAAAGGTCCATCGGCTGTTGCTGTGCATTGCAAAGTATTAGTAGATATATTAGATGTGAATGACAACGCGCCGGAGGTGATTCTAACCTCGGTCTCTACACCTGTTCAGGAAGACGCTCCTCCTGGGACAGTAATCGCAGTCATAAGCGTAATGGATCGGGATTCAGGGGAAAATGGGAATGTACACTGTCAAATTCCCAGTAATGTGCCATTTCAACTTCACTCCTCCTTCAAGAATTATTATACGTTAGTCACGAGCGAATTTCTCGACAGAGAATCTGTATCCGAATATAACATCACACTCACAGCGAGGGATCTCGGCGCACCGCCTCTGTCCACCAGAAAAACTATTTTAGTTCAAGTGTCTGACATTAATGACAATGCTCCCCGCTTCTTACAGCCCTCATACACTGTCTATGTGACTGAAAATAATGCCCCAGGCGCGTCAATTTGCTCGGTGACTGCCTTCGACCCCGATTCCAATCAGAACGCTTATCTGTCCTACTCTATTCTCGAAGACCAAATCCAGGGCATGCCGGTGTCCACTTACGTATCCATCAATTCAGACAATGGTAACATCTACGCGCTGCGCTCGTTTGACTACGAACAACTGAGAAACTTTCAGATTCGCGTGCAGGCTCAGGATGCAGGATTCCCACCGCTGAGCAGCAATGTAACGGTTAATGTCTTTGTTTTGGACCAGAATGACAATGCTCCGGTCATTGTCTCTCCTTTACCTAAAAACGGCACCGTGGCGACTGAAATGGTCCCCCGGTCGGTTGACGCCGGTTACCTCGTAGCGAAAATCACTGCTATTGACGCGGACGCGGGGCAAAACTCACGCCTTTCCTACCAGGTTCTCCAGGCAACGGATCCAGGGTTATTTAGTGTTGCCCTTTATACTGGCGAAATAAGGACGATTCGACGATTTGTAGATAAAGACGCCACGAGGCAAAGACTGGTCATTTTAGTCAAGGACAACGGTCAGCCGTCCCTCTCGGCCACTGTTTCCATCATCTTATCAGTAGTTGACAGCGTGCCAGAATCCCTGTCCGATTTTGGTGACCTTACCCTAAGCCCCCAGTCCCCATCCAACCTCCCTCTCTATTTAATCGTGTCTTTGAGcacaatttcattcatttttctggtGGCAATAATTGTCCTGGCTGCCATTAAGTGCTACAAGGACAGAGACTCAATCCAAGGATACAGTTTCTCCTTCGGCGACTGCTGCGCGTTTCAGCCAGAGCCGCCCACAGAGGTGTTCAAAAAATCCAACCTAAACCTGCAGATATCGTCTGGAACCAAAGTACCCACGAACTGTGTAGAGGCAAATAGCAATGGCCCTCTCTCACAAGCCTACTGCTACAAAGTATGTTTAACCCCGGAATCTGCCAAGAGTGACTTCATGTTCTTGAAGCCGTGCAGCCCGACGACTCCGAGGAACAATGTGAAAGGTACAGATAACCTGGTATCAGCTTGGAGCGCGCAAAACCGTAGCGGCACGGTGAACAACGGAGCTACAACCCCGAATGAG CTTAAGCAGCCCAACATGGACTGGCCATTATCAAAGATGCAAAACACCACACTTAAAAg CTACAGCTCAATGAACATGGATGGCACACTGATACGCAAAGCCATGCACACTGACCCAGAGAACTTTGGGCCCCCCATGGCCGGACAGTACTGGACCTGGGGAACTCACATGCGAG ATTATAAAATGTCCTCTCCGTCTCCCGGAGTTCCCAACCGCTCGTGGACGCCGAGGTACGCCCCGCAGCATTCCACACGGCCACCGCCAGACTACCAGCACAACGTGTACATGCCGGCCACTCCGGCCGCACGTCCGCCGCCAGACTACCAGCACAACGTGTACATCCCCGGCACGCCCACCGCGCACTGCACCCTGAGGCCCATGTACCGCAGCGACCTCGACGTCAAGAACTCGTTCTCCACCTTCGGCAAGAAGCGGAGGTTCATATCCGGTTACGACCCGAAAGAAGACGCGGTGATCAACAACGACCTTTTCAACAAGTGA
- the si:ch73-233f7.1 gene encoding protocadherin beta-15 isoform X2: MDEVLIKRQWTWRRQVICLLLCACAMDLVLGQIRYSIPEELEHGAFVGNIAEDLGLDVAKLSARRFRIVSGARKQYLEVNLENGILFLNEKIDREELCEQSASCFLHLQVVIENPLELYRVEVEILDVNDNSPSFPWSEFNMEITESAAPGSRFPLESAQDLDVGTNSLRTYVLSSNDHFVLDIQTRNDGSKFAELVLETPLDREQQKTHQMVLTAVDGGTPERSGTALITITVLDANDNVPVFDKSVYRVSLVENAPRGTLVIKLNASDLDEGSNGEILYSFSGHAPLKVRELFSVDSYTGEIRVKGIVDYEKASVYELYVQAKDKGPSAVAVHCKVLVDILDVNDNAPEVILTSVSTPVQEDAPPGTVIAVISVMDRDSGENGNVHCQIPSNVPFQLHSSFKNYYTLVTSEFLDRESVSEYNITLTARDLGAPPLSTRKTILVQVSDINDNAPRFLQPSYTVYVTENNAPGASICSVTAFDPDSNQNAYLSYSILEDQIQGMPVSTYVSINSDNGNIYALRSFDYEQLRNFQIRVQAQDAGFPPLSSNVTVNVFVLDQNDNAPVIVSPLPKNGTVATEMVPRSVDAGYLVAKITAIDADAGQNSRLSYQVLQATDPGLFSVALYTGEIRTIRRFVDKDATRQRLVILVKDNGQPSLSATVSIILSVVDSVPESLSDFGDLTLSPQSPSNLPLYLIVSLSTISFIFLVAIIVLAAIKCYKDRDSIQGYSFSFGDCCAFQPEPPTEVFKKSNLNLQISSGTKVPTNCVEANSNGPLSQAYCYKVCLTPESAKSDFMFLKPCSPTTPRNNVKGTDNLVSAWSAQNRSGTVNNGATTPNELKQPNMDWPLSKMQNTTLKSSMNMDGTLIRKAMHTDPENFGPPMAGQYWTWGTHMRDYKMSSPSPGVPNRSWTPRYAPQHSTRPPPDYQHNVYMPATPAARPPPDYQHNVYIPGTPTAHCTLRPMYRSDLDVKNSFSTFGKKRRFISGYDPKEDAVINNDLFNK, translated from the exons ATGGACGAGGTGCTGATAAAAAGGCAATGGACGTGGAGAAGGCAGGTAATTTGCCTGCTTCTGTGCGCCTGTGCTATGGATTTGGTTCTGGGGCAAATCCGATACTCAATTCCCGAAGAATTGGAACACGGAGCTTTTGTTGGCAACATAGCCGAAGACTTAGGTCTGGACGTCGCCAAACTCTCTGCTCGCAGATTCAGGATAGTTTCGGGAGCCAGAAAACAGTATTTAGAAGTTAATTTGGAAAAcgggattttatttttaaacgagAAAATTGATAGAGAGGAATTGTGCGAACAGAGCGCGTCgtgttttttacatttgcagGTCGTAATTGAAAATCCTTTAGAACTGTACAGAGTGGAAGTAGAGATTTTGGACGTGAACGACAATTCCCCCAGTTTTCCATGGAGCGAGTTTAATATGGAAATAACGGAGTCTGCGGCGCCGGGGTCCCGCTTTCCGCTCGAGAGCGCACAAGATCTGGACGTGGGCACAAACTCTCTCCGCACCTACGTGCTGAGCTCGAACGATCACTTTGTCCTAGACATCCAGACGCGAAACGACGGCAGCAAGTTCGCTGAACTGGTGCTCGAGACTCCCCtggacagagagcagcagaagaCGCACCAAATGGTTTTGACAGCGGTGGACGGTGGCACGCCGGAAAGATCCGGGACTGCACTTATCACAATCACTGTATTGGATGCCAACGACAACGTTCCTGTTTTTGATAAGTCTGTTTATCGTGTAAGTTTAGTGGAGAATGCACCGAGAGGCACCCTCGTAATTAAACTGAACGCTTCCGATTTGGACGAGGGGTCGAACGGAGAAATTTTATACTCCTTCAGCGGACACGCTCCTCTGAAAGTGCGAGAGCTCTTCAGTGTGGACTCTTACACCGGCGAAATCAGAGTCAAAGGCATCGTGGATTATGAAAAGGCCAGTGTTTATGAATTATATGTGCAAGCCAAGGACAAAGGTCCATCGGCTGTTGCTGTGCATTGCAAAGTATTAGTAGATATATTAGATGTGAATGACAACGCGCCGGAGGTGATTCTAACCTCGGTCTCTACACCTGTTCAGGAAGACGCTCCTCCTGGGACAGTAATCGCAGTCATAAGCGTAATGGATCGGGATTCAGGGGAAAATGGGAATGTACACTGTCAAATTCCCAGTAATGTGCCATTTCAACTTCACTCCTCCTTCAAGAATTATTATACGTTAGTCACGAGCGAATTTCTCGACAGAGAATCTGTATCCGAATATAACATCACACTCACAGCGAGGGATCTCGGCGCACCGCCTCTGTCCACCAGAAAAACTATTTTAGTTCAAGTGTCTGACATTAATGACAATGCTCCCCGCTTCTTACAGCCCTCATACACTGTCTATGTGACTGAAAATAATGCCCCAGGCGCGTCAATTTGCTCGGTGACTGCCTTCGACCCCGATTCCAATCAGAACGCTTATCTGTCCTACTCTATTCTCGAAGACCAAATCCAGGGCATGCCGGTGTCCACTTACGTATCCATCAATTCAGACAATGGTAACATCTACGCGCTGCGCTCGTTTGACTACGAACAACTGAGAAACTTTCAGATTCGCGTGCAGGCTCAGGATGCAGGATTCCCACCGCTGAGCAGCAATGTAACGGTTAATGTCTTTGTTTTGGACCAGAATGACAATGCTCCGGTCATTGTCTCTCCTTTACCTAAAAACGGCACCGTGGCGACTGAAATGGTCCCCCGGTCGGTTGACGCCGGTTACCTCGTAGCGAAAATCACTGCTATTGACGCGGACGCGGGGCAAAACTCACGCCTTTCCTACCAGGTTCTCCAGGCAACGGATCCAGGGTTATTTAGTGTTGCCCTTTATACTGGCGAAATAAGGACGATTCGACGATTTGTAGATAAAGACGCCACGAGGCAAAGACTGGTCATTTTAGTCAAGGACAACGGTCAGCCGTCCCTCTCGGCCACTGTTTCCATCATCTTATCAGTAGTTGACAGCGTGCCAGAATCCCTGTCCGATTTTGGTGACCTTACCCTAAGCCCCCAGTCCCCATCCAACCTCCCTCTCTATTTAATCGTGTCTTTGAGcacaatttcattcatttttctggtGGCAATAATTGTCCTGGCTGCCATTAAGTGCTACAAGGACAGAGACTCAATCCAAGGATACAGTTTCTCCTTCGGCGACTGCTGCGCGTTTCAGCCAGAGCCGCCCACAGAGGTGTTCAAAAAATCCAACCTAAACCTGCAGATATCGTCTGGAACCAAAGTACCCACGAACTGTGTAGAGGCAAATAGCAATGGCCCTCTCTCACAAGCCTACTGCTACAAAGTATGTTTAACCCCGGAATCTGCCAAGAGTGACTTCATGTTCTTGAAGCCGTGCAGCCCGACGACTCCGAGGAACAATGTGAAAGGTACAGATAACCTGGTATCAGCTTGGAGCGCGCAAAACCGTAGCGGCACGGTGAACAACGGAGCTACAACCCCGAATGAG CTTAAGCAGCCCAACATGGACTGGCCATTATCAAAGATGCAAAACACCACACTTAAAAg CTCAATGAACATGGATGGCACACTGATACGCAAAGCCATGCACACTGACCCAGAGAACTTTGGGCCCCCCATGGCCGGACAGTACTGGACCTGGGGAACTCACATGCGAG ATTATAAAATGTCCTCTCCGTCTCCCGGAGTTCCCAACCGCTCGTGGACGCCGAGGTACGCCCCGCAGCATTCCACACGGCCACCGCCAGACTACCAGCACAACGTGTACATGCCGGCCACTCCGGCCGCACGTCCGCCGCCAGACTACCAGCACAACGTGTACATCCCCGGCACGCCCACCGCGCACTGCACCCTGAGGCCCATGTACCGCAGCGACCTCGACGTCAAGAACTCGTTCTCCACCTTCGGCAAGAAGCGGAGGTTCATATCCGGTTACGACCCGAAAGAAGACGCGGTGATCAACAACGACCTTTTCAACAAGTGA
- the si:ch73-233f7.1 gene encoding protocadherin-10 isoform X3 — MDEVLIKRQWTWRRQVICLLLCACAMDLVLGQIRYSIPEELEHGAFVGNIAEDLGLDVAKLSARRFRIVSGARKQYLEVNLENGILFLNEKIDREELCEQSASCFLHLQVVIENPLELYRVEVEILDVNDNSPSFPWSEFNMEITESAAPGSRFPLESAQDLDVGTNSLRTYVLSSNDHFVLDIQTRNDGSKFAELVLETPLDREQQKTHQMVLTAVDGGTPERSGTALITITVLDANDNVPVFDKSVYRVSLVENAPRGTLVIKLNASDLDEGSNGEILYSFSGHAPLKVRELFSVDSYTGEIRVKGIVDYEKASVYELYVQAKDKGPSAVAVHCKVLVDILDVNDNAPEVILTSVSTPVQEDAPPGTVIAVISVMDRDSGENGNVHCQIPSNVPFQLHSSFKNYYTLVTSEFLDRESVSEYNITLTARDLGAPPLSTRKTILVQVSDINDNAPRFLQPSYTVYVTENNAPGASICSVTAFDPDSNQNAYLSYSILEDQIQGMPVSTYVSINSDNGNIYALRSFDYEQLRNFQIRVQAQDAGFPPLSSNVTVNVFVLDQNDNAPVIVSPLPKNGTVATEMVPRSVDAGYLVAKITAIDADAGQNSRLSYQVLQATDPGLFSVALYTGEIRTIRRFVDKDATRQRLVILVKDNGQPSLSATVSIILSVVDSVPESLSDFGDLTLSPQSPSNLPLYLIVSLSTISFIFLVAIIVLAAIKCYKDRDSIQGYSFSFGDCCAFQPEPPTEVFKKSNLNLQISSGTKVPTNCVEANSNGPLSQAYCYKVCLTPESAKSDFMFLKPCSPTTPRNNVKGTDNLVSAWSAQNRSGTVNNGATTPNELKQPNMDWPLSKMQNTTLKRL, encoded by the exons ATGGACGAGGTGCTGATAAAAAGGCAATGGACGTGGAGAAGGCAGGTAATTTGCCTGCTTCTGTGCGCCTGTGCTATGGATTTGGTTCTGGGGCAAATCCGATACTCAATTCCCGAAGAATTGGAACACGGAGCTTTTGTTGGCAACATAGCCGAAGACTTAGGTCTGGACGTCGCCAAACTCTCTGCTCGCAGATTCAGGATAGTTTCGGGAGCCAGAAAACAGTATTTAGAAGTTAATTTGGAAAAcgggattttatttttaaacgagAAAATTGATAGAGAGGAATTGTGCGAACAGAGCGCGTCgtgttttttacatttgcagGTCGTAATTGAAAATCCTTTAGAACTGTACAGAGTGGAAGTAGAGATTTTGGACGTGAACGACAATTCCCCCAGTTTTCCATGGAGCGAGTTTAATATGGAAATAACGGAGTCTGCGGCGCCGGGGTCCCGCTTTCCGCTCGAGAGCGCACAAGATCTGGACGTGGGCACAAACTCTCTCCGCACCTACGTGCTGAGCTCGAACGATCACTTTGTCCTAGACATCCAGACGCGAAACGACGGCAGCAAGTTCGCTGAACTGGTGCTCGAGACTCCCCtggacagagagcagcagaagaCGCACCAAATGGTTTTGACAGCGGTGGACGGTGGCACGCCGGAAAGATCCGGGACTGCACTTATCACAATCACTGTATTGGATGCCAACGACAACGTTCCTGTTTTTGATAAGTCTGTTTATCGTGTAAGTTTAGTGGAGAATGCACCGAGAGGCACCCTCGTAATTAAACTGAACGCTTCCGATTTGGACGAGGGGTCGAACGGAGAAATTTTATACTCCTTCAGCGGACACGCTCCTCTGAAAGTGCGAGAGCTCTTCAGTGTGGACTCTTACACCGGCGAAATCAGAGTCAAAGGCATCGTGGATTATGAAAAGGCCAGTGTTTATGAATTATATGTGCAAGCCAAGGACAAAGGTCCATCGGCTGTTGCTGTGCATTGCAAAGTATTAGTAGATATATTAGATGTGAATGACAACGCGCCGGAGGTGATTCTAACCTCGGTCTCTACACCTGTTCAGGAAGACGCTCCTCCTGGGACAGTAATCGCAGTCATAAGCGTAATGGATCGGGATTCAGGGGAAAATGGGAATGTACACTGTCAAATTCCCAGTAATGTGCCATTTCAACTTCACTCCTCCTTCAAGAATTATTATACGTTAGTCACGAGCGAATTTCTCGACAGAGAATCTGTATCCGAATATAACATCACACTCACAGCGAGGGATCTCGGCGCACCGCCTCTGTCCACCAGAAAAACTATTTTAGTTCAAGTGTCTGACATTAATGACAATGCTCCCCGCTTCTTACAGCCCTCATACACTGTCTATGTGACTGAAAATAATGCCCCAGGCGCGTCAATTTGCTCGGTGACTGCCTTCGACCCCGATTCCAATCAGAACGCTTATCTGTCCTACTCTATTCTCGAAGACCAAATCCAGGGCATGCCGGTGTCCACTTACGTATCCATCAATTCAGACAATGGTAACATCTACGCGCTGCGCTCGTTTGACTACGAACAACTGAGAAACTTTCAGATTCGCGTGCAGGCTCAGGATGCAGGATTCCCACCGCTGAGCAGCAATGTAACGGTTAATGTCTTTGTTTTGGACCAGAATGACAATGCTCCGGTCATTGTCTCTCCTTTACCTAAAAACGGCACCGTGGCGACTGAAATGGTCCCCCGGTCGGTTGACGCCGGTTACCTCGTAGCGAAAATCACTGCTATTGACGCGGACGCGGGGCAAAACTCACGCCTTTCCTACCAGGTTCTCCAGGCAACGGATCCAGGGTTATTTAGTGTTGCCCTTTATACTGGCGAAATAAGGACGATTCGACGATTTGTAGATAAAGACGCCACGAGGCAAAGACTGGTCATTTTAGTCAAGGACAACGGTCAGCCGTCCCTCTCGGCCACTGTTTCCATCATCTTATCAGTAGTTGACAGCGTGCCAGAATCCCTGTCCGATTTTGGTGACCTTACCCTAAGCCCCCAGTCCCCATCCAACCTCCCTCTCTATTTAATCGTGTCTTTGAGcacaatttcattcatttttctggtGGCAATAATTGTCCTGGCTGCCATTAAGTGCTACAAGGACAGAGACTCAATCCAAGGATACAGTTTCTCCTTCGGCGACTGCTGCGCGTTTCAGCCAGAGCCGCCCACAGAGGTGTTCAAAAAATCCAACCTAAACCTGCAGATATCGTCTGGAACCAAAGTACCCACGAACTGTGTAGAGGCAAATAGCAATGGCCCTCTCTCACAAGCCTACTGCTACAAAGTATGTTTAACCCCGGAATCTGCCAAGAGTGACTTCATGTTCTTGAAGCCGTGCAGCCCGACGACTCCGAGGAACAATGTGAAAGGTACAGATAACCTGGTATCAGCTTGGAGCGCGCAAAACCGTAGCGGCACGGTGAACAACGGAGCTACAACCCCGAATGAG CTTAAGCAGCCCAACATGGACTGGCCATTATCAAAGATGCAAAACACCACACTTAAAAg ATTATAA